CACTGGATGGTCTATGATGATGTTCAACTTGATGATGTTCCAGCTTCTGTAGTTTCCCATACATGTTAAATTTTGTGAAACCAAAATTCTTGATATGAAAATTAGCATGATTAATCAAACATGTATAATTTTTGAAATGTAAAGTGTGTATGAGAGTATAAAAGACATTCCACGAGATAGAGTTATGCATCGGGGCTTTGGTTTACTCCAGTTTTCAGTCGGCTTGGTTCAATTTCTCATAGTTTGAGGTCTGGCTTATTTGGGACTTGGATCTTTACATGCTCAACTCCGGGGAACTAGAGGTTTTTGAATATTGTTATAATTTTGTAGGGAAAAAAACTCACTGTGGGTTTCTGGTGGTTGGTTCCTTAGGAATTAAGGAAATTGTCTGCTCGAACTGTAATACTGCAGTTTCTCTGTTTTTTAAAACTGTGTTTAATAAGTAGATTACCTTTATGTGTGCTTGTTTGTTTCGTCCTTGATACGGTGATGAACTTTGTGTCTAACAACACGAGTAAAGCCATTTGAGGAACCCAGTTCGTATGATTTCTTGGCAGTATCACACTACTTCACTTTATTATCTTCAAGTGTGGTGACTTTATTTTCTAGTTCTTTTCTTTCCTGCCCGAACCATTTCGTTCCTCTCTCATTTCTTGTACTCCTTATGTTGTTTGTTCCAATACCAGCAGTATCAGTTTAAAGGGTAGAGGATGAGGGTTTGTACATGAGGAGTTTCGAATACGTCTTTTTATGTTGCAAGTTTTATCTACATCTTGTTCTGTTGTATTTTTTATTGATGTAAAGCTAACTTTTCTACTCATAATCTCACCGACTCAAATATTTTTGGTTGAAACTCATGAAAGGATGAAACCCTTGTGCTATTTGATATTTAGTAAATACCTTTGGAATActacatctatatatatatatatatatatacacatacgaGAAAAACCTCTGATCTCCAATTCCTGGATATGGATTTTCTTCTGTTAAATTGTCAATATGTTGAAAGAGATGAATGCATGTGATTTGCTTAGATGCTGTTTATGGAGATTGGCAAAGCGTTCTCTTTCTTTTTGATCTACTTCATGTTATAGAAGTTTACTTATTCATGTTATAAAAGTTTACTTATTTTATGTAGTAAAACCACCCTTCGGGAAAGGAAATATTGGATGCAGTTGACTGATTTTAAAGTGTATTCGTAGTGACATGTTATTCATATCATGTCCTGGCTTTTCAAACCCCCGCTTCTTTTTTCTATATGAATTTCATAAATTTGCAGAACGAGTTAGATTATGGGACAGAAGAACCTCCACCATCCCCAAGGCCGACGTTGCAGCACCACCAACCATCCCAAACTGCTGCAATTCACTCAGCTCACCACGGATTCCCTGTATCTTCTAATGCACTTGCGGCTACAACAGCTGGGCAAGGCATGCATTTAGGGAACTCCGACCAAAGCAAGAACACCATCTTCTCCAATGCACTATCTAGTCCTGCTCACAGGAATCTCCAGCAATATCATGGTGCTCACAATGTGAATAATGCTGCCATACGGAACAATGAGATTGGCTGCAACCAATCCATAGATCCGAATCCCCATCCCCAGAGTTCCAATGAGTCTTCGATGGACATGCATGCTGATAGCCCTGGCCATGATTCTACTTACTGAAATGCTGAAATCCCATCTCTATTATTGGGTGAGAGAATCACTAGTGCAAATCTTTAAAAAAGTGAAGATTGCCTTGCCCTTGCAGGTTTTGCCAAATGAATTAATATACTTGGTATCGgtgttctttttcttttcaatatCCGATATTAATCGTCTGTCATTTTATAAGTTTATAATTTCTCATTAGTCAGTATTGTTGTCCATGTAAGAAACTACACTCTGTATGTCGCTTGATTGATAAGTTATTCTTGGTGTTTATGTATGGTATTTTTTTGCCCTCTTCAGTTATACCGGTGCACACATGTACATGTGAGTAAAGAAACCGATTtaattgaataaaaattaatcatttttcaATTATGTGGTATGAAACTTTCTATTTATTTGTGGAGCGGGCGAACCGGGCCTTCTAATTGATTCTCAAGTTTGGGTCCAAAAGAAATTAGAATGAATATGCGTTCAATTTAACTTGGCCCATAATGTTCAATTAGGGTCCAAGCCATGAGCCTTCTTGATGTGCCCTTGGCAAATTCGCGACCTCTAAAGTCGGTATTGAAGATTTAGAAGGTGTTTGACAaagtttataaattttaaaaaacgcTTATGCGTTGTATTAAAGCTTGGAAACTATCAAAATAaactgttttaaaaaaaaagtttggaaatcttacttttttttttaaaaaaaagtaagaTTTTAATATTCACTTCTCCAAAATACCAGTTTATAACTACTTAAATCTTCAATATATCCTCGCTTCTTAAATCTCCACTTTATCACTTTACTTTCAACCAAACTTAAAATAAGGTTTTGTTCTATCTTTTTAttatgatataaaaaaaattgtaaaattttaTTGAGTAAATTAGtaactttaatttttttaatctacTTGTACacattgaaaataaaatttaatatatttttccaaagaaaatataatataaaatagacttatttttttaatattaaaagtaTGAAACTATTttcatatatacacatataaatatatatatatatatgtatatatataaaagagcTTATAAGctgttttaaataaatttaatcaaATATCATCTTAATATTGTAATATttagattaaattaaaaaatatcttATAAGCTAATAGACTAGAGTCAAGCTCAAGTAcacaattttaataaatattttagaaaTAAAGTATGAATTGATTCTCAATCTcactcataaattttttttctttatttttatttattaattcttCATCGAAAACTTATCGTGACATCATTTTATTATATGAAATGAATTTCTATGAATTGTTGAATTGAAAATGGTCGGTCAAAcctcaacaaaaaaattaaataaaaagaaaggaaaaaaaaaaagaaaccctCGAATTGAAATCACATGATCTAGCTAGTGCGATGAAGTTAGGCGGAACAAGATGTTTGGTGGTGTGAGACAGGCCAGCCCCCACCCAAGAGATTAAGCCACGTTATTTCCTTTTTCCCTTTCCTTTTCCCAAACAGCACCTTATCTTGATTAGGTCACGGCCCTCGCTGCCAGTGGAAATAAATAGACAAGGGGTTTGATATCACCAAATACCATAATAATTCACATGTTTCATCGACTCaaacacaattttttttcaaaaaattatacataaaaTTTAATGTTATTCATCGAATGATGACAGTAGTTTTCGCAACCGATCAAGGTCTCATTTGCTTTTTCACTTCATATtttgagtagatctcttgtaagacggtctcacgaatctttatctgtgagacgggtcaaccctaccgatattcataataaaaactaatatttttagcataaaaaataatattttttcatggatgacccaaataagagatccgactcacaaaatacgactcacgagaccgtctcatataagtttttgcctcatatttttaatgaattttcAATCTCATTATTACCATCTCGCATAAATTTACATTTTtctaagagtgggtctcatatgagaccgtctcacggatcttaatatgtgagacgattcaaccctactcatattcacaataaaaagtaatattcttcgcgtaaaaaaataatattttttcattgataacctaaataagatatccgtctcacaatcacacaagtttttgctcttTTTTTCTAAAGAACTCGCAAGATTTCATGGGAACgaaattatttagagaaatcGTTGACCTTTTGAT
This Primulina eburnea isolate SZY01 chromosome 2, ASM2296580v1, whole genome shotgun sequence DNA region includes the following protein-coding sequences:
- the LOC140823722 gene encoding uncharacterized protein — translated: MAKKRKSDATRLDEVDRSMYSTFCSAASCLSQLYTQTMHQQRLSFQAGERHALGKLSDWILRQQQDGVRVMTGDILAYMQNELDYGTEEPPPSPRPTLQHHQPSQTAAIHSAHHGFPVSSNALAATTAGQGMHLGNSDQSKNTIFSNALSSPAHRNLQQYHGAHNVNNAAIRNNEIGCNQSIDPNPHPQSSNESSMDMHADSPGHDSTY